A region from the Pelobates fuscus isolate aPelFus1 chromosome 3, aPelFus1.pri, whole genome shotgun sequence genome encodes:
- the TMED1 gene encoding transmembrane emp24 domain-containing protein 1, translating into MASAGSLLVLLLPLAACTFTQPQDTELTFLLPAGRQECFYQGALYNDSMEIEYQVIGGAGLDVDFTITTPSGVLLIMERRRSDGVHTVEPAEAGDYMICFDNSFSTISEKLVFFEIIFDTRPGDEEPDNWSEMVEPDELLDIKIEDIKESIDNMKSRLERSIQMQTVLRAFEARDRNLQDSNLDRVNFWSAVNLGVLVAVAFIQVYMLKSLFDDKKKVRT; encoded by the exons ATGGCATCCGCGGGCAGTCTGCTGGTCCTGCTGCTGCCCCTGGCAGCCTGCACGTTCACACAGCCCCAGGATACCGAGCTCACCTTCCTGCTCCCGGCTGGGAGACAGGAGTGTTTCTACCAGGGGGCTCTGTACAATGACAGCATGGAGATAGAGTACCAG GTGATTGGAGGTGCTGGACTTGATGTGGATTTTACGATCACCACTCCTTCAGGGGTTTTGCTTATTATGGAGCGACGTCGATCTGATGGAGTGCACAC GGTGGAACCTGCTGAAGCTGGCGACTATATGATTTGCTTTGATAATTCATTTAGCACAATCtcagaaaaacttgttttcttcgAGATTATATTTGACACACGACCAGGCGATGAAGAACCAGATAACTGGTCTGAAATGGTGGAACCAGATGAACTCTTAGACATTAAAATTGAGGACATAAag GAATCTATAGACAACATGAAGAGCAGGCTGGAACGCAGTATTCAGATGCAGACCGTTCTACGTGCCTTCGAGGCTCGAGACCGTAATTTACAAGATAGCAACCTCGATCGAGTCAACTTCTGGTCGGCTGTAAACCTCGGAGTGCTGGTTGCAGTCGCCTTCATTCAGGTGTATATGTTGAAAAGCCTGTTCGATGACAAGAAGAAGGTGCGGACGTAA